TTCGACTACGACTTCTATGCCTTTCCCTACTCCTGCTACTCCGCCTGCGTTCCAACCCCCGATCAATACTTCGGGATCTTcgcctttctttctccctttctttggcTTCACGCTCTAGTCGCTGgcgttctttctctctttctaattctCGATCAAAACTAGAAGACCCATGGCCCTCCCGATGATGGCTTCTACTTCTTGATCTTCTTGGGGACCTCCGTGGACTCAGTGATCTCCTCGGAGACCTAATAtttaataaaggaaggaaaaagaaaatttcaacaaataaaacatatcctaaaaatttaacttttgagAGTGTTATTTAGGCCCCCAACTTACATAGACAGGTTAGGAACGATTAAAGGCcccaaaaggcagaaaatgaCCTTTCAGGGTTAAAAGCGACAAACTCATAAAATGAACAGCATACAGAGAATTTTCTAAGAATTTGCCGCTGATCTCCAAGGACCTTTTATAAAGCCTATCTTTCAAGTAATTCCAAGAGGTACGTTACCTGGAACGCCTGCGTTCAACATGTCTGTCTATTTCCTCAGGaccttccttcccatccttcttGATTTTTCTGGGGCGGGTTTTAATCTGTTGATCAATATTCTTCTGAACTGGAACTGGAATTCTTGGAAACAGGGTAGAAAACCACTCCAATTTTGTGAGAAAAGACCGCAGCATTTCTCCAATGGTCATTACACAGCCTCCACCAGCCTTCACATCTAGGTCctacaaaaacacaaaagatacCCTAGCCgtcaaaaaaatagtaatttcaatatatatgtgaatactataaaaatattaccatctttggaatctcaaatacaaaaaaattctaacgaaaattttaatttgtgtaCCCTACTAATCTGGTAATGAATGATACAGAGAAATACTTGGGCTTAAGTGTGTGCATGCAGGTGCGAACAAATCCTGCAGCCTTGTGGGCATAAAGAGCATTGATCTCACTCAGTTAACAGGAACATGAAACAGCCCCTTACATTACTAAACTCTGTGGAACATAAACTTAAATTAACATTCCACATACCTACTAAGTATGTATTTCTTTCTGTGGACACATTTGCACACATTCCTAGCACTGTAGCCTAACTGCATATGAACTACTTCAGACAATCCTCTCTAAAGATTATCTTTTAACAGCTCTAATATAAAATGAAGCCCTCATAAAACTGGAAGCAATAGCAAACCAACTGCCATGAAGCAGTGAGGTTTCTAATTTAGAGttatgtagaaaataaataaatgaacaaataattggAAACGCATAATCCATGATGACCATTGTCTCTGAAAAGGGTCATTACCGCATGAAGGCCTTCTTGCTATGCCCTCTCACAGCTCAGGACATGTTAGTCAGCTATTGTCAGTCCCAAACCTATAGTGCAAGCACACAAGGAAAGTGAGATTTGTTATCTAAACAGGAAAACAAGAGCTAAAGGTAAAACTGCTTGCACTCACACACATTTAAGTGTTCAGATATAcagtatttccaaatataatCGCTGCAGATatctaaggaagaaaacaataagtTAGCTTAAATAGAGATCCTAAGGTttgtaaatacaataaaaaacagattaaatagAAGCATTCAGAAACAAACCTAATACAATACCAATTACGAAGAGGgacatgctttttaaatatagaagGGAGAAGTGTTTTGGCCTGAAAAATctcatctaaaaagaaaaactactttaAAGATTGTGATTTATCACCTAATACATTTTTTGCTTCTTCGGGAAAATGAGTAATTCAGTAAATAtcccctgccaaaaaaaaaaaaagcagactaaAATTCTCCATGTCTACAAGAGTTTTAGATGTGcacataataatataaaaacacacTAGGAAGACCTATTAGAACTATCCTTTAATTCAACAAATTCTTTGgacaaatgttttaaatagtACTATTGAAGCATGGGACTCAAAGTTTACGCTATGAACCTTAAAATACAAAGTGGTGGGGGGCATATGTATGGATAATACAGGTATGTATTAAGTACCTTTTTGAGATCTTGGACATCACTGTGTAAGCATATTAATACATAACTGCGATTTAAATATGACACAGCAATGTTTCCAAAAGTAACTTTTGTCTCCTAAACATATGTAACAAGCTCAACCTTATTAAAGCTCAGCAGCaaactatatttataattaaaaaacaaaaaggggcacctggctggctcagtcttagagcatctgactgttgatctcctggtcctgagttcaaaccccacactgggtgtagagcttactttaaaaaaaacaaatcaattaaaaaagcaagaactaAAGTActaattttaaggttttcttcTGGCTTAAAAATATGTACAGTACATTATGAGTCAGAAAGCTAGAATTGAAATACTTTGATCATTTTGGATATATCATCTAAACTCTCACCCTATTGAAATCCCACCCAGCTCTTCAATTCTGCACTTCTACGCAAGTGGGAGTATTAAGATACATGGAAGAAGTTAAGAGTGTAGAGAGCTGAAAAGTTCCAAAAGAATAAAGCACTATAATTAGTATTGTATGGGCATGTCTTAACACCTCAATCCTGAGAATggcccacttaaaaaaatcactatcaaCTGTACAAGTCAAGATCAATGCAATACACAAAATgtaatcaggaagaaaaaatttaatagcTACCAAAACCATTTAAacaattaagaaataagaaaatttaaaaaacttaatctataatatataaaatccaCTATGTCTTAGTAAAAGGACAGCAATTCCAAAAGAGTGAAGTAAACCTAACTACAGGAGATTGTGAAAAACATTAAGCCTCCAATAAAAGATACTAAAAACATGAGAGTAATGAGAAGAAAACTAATTATTACCCTTGTTGACATACCTCTTCATCATCAAGGAAGGATTCAAACCAGTCCCATAAATCTGTAGGGGGCTGTGTGTACCTAGAATTACAAAAGATTGATTAGGTTTATATGAATTAAAATGATATACTTAATAGAAATGTAGATAAATGCATGCTTACCTTATATACATAAATCCAAGGGCTCTAATATATGGAGAGTCTGTGTGCGTTATGAGACCCATCACTTGCTTACGAGTTAGCTTCAGAGTAAATAATTTGTATAATAGGCAGAAAGCTGTAGAAACAATTCCTCCTGTTCCAACACCTCGAACCTTTAagggaaagttaaaaaaaaaaggtagtaaaaTAACAGATATTTAACACCAATTGATTAATTCCATTAGGTAGTAATAACAAGATATGATCAAAAACTAAGATTAGAGCATTATTAAACAGCATGTTTTAACCCCATTCACGAGCCACCTGGATTTAGATAAAAGCAAAACTTCTAAGCTTTGCCAACTGTCATTTGAGTAACTGTCACTTTTAGTTTCCTAAATATAAACTTAGTTATCAGacacagaaaaactgaaaaatgcacGTACTTCTACTTACCCCTCCGCACATCCCCGTTTGGCCTGctgttttcctgcttcctttctccCACGGCTCAACATGCGTGACCTGAAATAGAAAAGAGGAACACAACAAACATTCATACTtcgaatttttttaaagctatgattAAAGTAAACCCAAGTCCATAATAGAGCAGATTCTTCCAAAAGTTTGGAAGCTGGGCGTATTGACATTATATATTTTGCTTACATACATTATATAAACCATCTTTGAAAAACtgcttagtttttttaaaagcaccaaTAAAACTGCCAGAGTTTGGCAAAAACCTCAACAGTTTCATGAGCAGAAATTCCATTAAAACAGCTCTGTAGAGAGCTGATTCTTGTTGAGCCAAGAGATTTCTAGGAATCTCATATAATTGTAAAAAACgtgataatatattaaaattttatatcttactatgagttgtttaaaaaaaataaagattctcattttaaaatggatttaagtCTTCAACTTGAAGCATCAATGAAGTTTtagtaatttcaaaaaaatgctcttaattttatgatttaaaattctacatcaaataaagaaaaatgacttaaGTATGTTAGACAGCAACAAGTTACTTCTAATGCAAAATTACGaaactgtacatttttttttaccatgaataGGCATTATGTTCGTTCCTGATTAAAGATGAAATTACAAGGGCCACACCTACAAAGATCATTCTTGTTGGTTTATTTTCAGCCTAATTATGTAAACCAATTCAGTTTTTCCCCAGAATATAAACTGTTAAAAACTGAGTGTGACTAGTCATTATATTAAGTATAACTGATACAGTATCTTTGTTGAATACCCTATAAAAACCACATACTTTACCTACAAATagcaaagaaagaatattaatttgGTAACATAGAACTCAAGGTCTTTTAGAaagatctgtttttttcttaatttaaaacaaaatcaaagtaaaatcCTGTTCTTTCACTACGCATTCCTAAAAGTGTAGCTTCCCCCACCCATGGTTACATTTTTATAGCCTTTTTCAGTGGCTTCAGACAGAAAAGCATGCATTTGAATGTAAGCATTACACTGTTAGGCTCAGCACTGCTTTAAGGTTTCATTTCCTTCCCCCAGTTTGCTATGAAAGATGTTTCAATTCCTTAAAGGCCAGCCAAAGGGGGGATGCAACACAAAACTGACTTAAAATTAGAAGCCTACATATTTCAATGATTATTTAATCTGGACATCCTGATAACAAAGCctccatctttaattttttaactatatttaaataatttctagtaCAATCTTAAATGGTTTCAAAACACagtatttgaaatttgaaaacaagCTTTTCCTCTATCACATTAACATCTGCCTGTGTTACTAAACAGAACCTGCTACAAAAAGAGCAGGAACccaattttccatattttttttaagtttactacACAAAACTAAGAATATCCACCATACTGTATTCATGCTGAAAAAGGTCTTACCTTTTAAAAGCTAATAAAGCTAGTTCAAAGTACTACAATTACTTACAATATACTCTTATAAAAGGATAACAAAATTTCAGTGTAGTTTACATACCCAAAGTTGAACTGTACTCTCAAAGTATCATTTTCTATCAAAAACtagtatctcaaaaaaaaaaaaaaatcctttaatacCCTAATCGCTTaaagaggtggggtggggggaggattgTGGACAAAATATAACCTAAAAGCAAATAAAGAGAATTTCCTTCTGCTAACACTTCTACAGGTATGTTCAGATCACAGAAAATACTTTGTGGTCTGTCAAATGTTCCAAGAATTAAATACTCAAAATGGATGATGTTTTGTTACATGTTCtagctaaaatatttaaagatcatTAAGACTATTAACATTCCTTAAAATATGAATTAACCTTACGAGGcctggaagatatttttaaaactacataattTGCAGGGAAGTGGAGAAAACCTATCTAGTTGGTGAAGAAAAGCCCAAAACCAATGGCCAAAAAGTACCTAATTAGCCGTTCATTTAACCAGGGAAATGCATTTATGGCGATTGAGCATGATTAATAGTGCATACCTCTACCTGCGACCCTGGGCTGCTCCGAGCCTCGCTGCAAGACTGAGTCAATCCTGCTAACGAAACAAGAACTGAGACAAGAGTGCAGTGAGGAGGCGCCAGGTGAGCTCCCCAGCACAGCCAAGCCAGCACCGACCCTGCCGCAGAAGCCCAGGGCCCAGATAATTCTAAACAAGCCCAATGCACAAGTAACTGAGACCACTTACTCCTGACTTCCTGCTGGGAAATTTTCCAGGCCTTCTGTACACCTCCTGCCCTGGCACCTCTCCACCCtcaaccctcccacccccacccgacACTCGCACTGACCACTTCCCTGTCTGGATCGGATAAAGAATACCAACAACACGAGGCCAACATCGAAGTCAATACACGCCCTGGCCCGGGGTGAGCGGGAGAAGCACCAACAAGTTGGCGCTGAGTAGATCCAcatcaaaaggaataattttaaagCTGTGAACTGGAGAGGATTCAGtcaccctcttctcccctcccccacccctcccgcccAACTCCCCCCaggggtgggcaggaggttggggGAGGAGAGACTTCAAGGGTGGCGGGCTCTCCCAGccctaaaaatctgaaaaagaaatgagagggcGGGCGGCCCGTCTGACCCCTCCCTGGCCGACTATGGAGCACCGctcccccacccaaccccccgAGCCTACCGACGCTCAGACCTCAAGGGCCGCCTCCGCCCGGCTCCTCCACACCCCTCCACGGAACTgacccgcccgccccggccccccaggCCTAGACGCTTCGTACCTTAAAGTAGATCTCGTCCACCACCTCGTGGTAGGTCTTGAGCTCGTAGAGCTGCACTTTGAAGTAAGGCGACGACAGGATATTGGTCAAGATCATGGGGTTGAGGTTCATCGTCTTCTCGTTGCCCCACAGCGGCAGCACATTCCCCTGCTTGCCCGAGACCGCCGGCTTGgtggcgccgccgccgccgccgcactgctgctgctgctgggccgcggccgccgccgcctggTGCTGCGGCTGCGAGTTGCCTGTCAGCGCGGGGCTGTTGTTAGCCATGTTGCGgcggaaggaaggagggagggaggagggagggggagggggccaaGCTCGATCTCGCTCTTCGGGACAACGGTCCGGGACCCTACTCCATGGAACGCCGTCAGGAGAGGGGGCCGCCTCGCTGTCCCCCAGCTGGGTGAGGGAGGGCAACGGGGACGCCGACAGAAGGACCCTGAGCCGAACGCAGACGCCGAAGCGCGGGCCGCAAGAACTCCCGGCAGAAGGCGAGCCGGCGGCCACGGAGCGCGATCTCTTCCGCCAACTGCCCCTGGGAACAAGATGGCGGGCCCGGCGGATGTGACGCCGCCCGCCCCAGAGTTCCAAGCGGACCGGCAGCCAATCAGGGACGCCCGGTTGGGCGGGGCCTTCCTCTTCCTGGTTCCGCGCGTTCCGTGCGCGCCGCGGTCCCTGCGGGGTCTCCCGCGCGCGGCTCCTGGGAGGGTTTCCCTGGGAGCTCGGGCGCCCACCTCGTGTGTCTTAGTGTCTGGATTAGGGGCCCGCCTCCTCCTCTCGAAAGCCGGGCAGGAAGCGAGCCGCAGGGATAGATGCTCGCGAATGCGTGACTCGACGCCTACGGAGCGCTCCAGGCTCTCGAGTTACCGATTCTGGATTCCCTGAAAGGGAGGGTGACCCGGACTTCGTGCCGCCGTGTGGTTCCGACGCAGTGGTTACAGCCTTCTGTCCGCCGGCGGCACTGACATTTGTTTGCGTCCTCAGATTTATTCGGTTGTAAGATTGGGaaaccctgggcagcccgggcggcccagcggcttagcgccgccttcggcccggggcgtgaccctggggaccggggatcgaggcccgcgtcgggctcctgcgtggagcctgctgctccctctgcctgtgtctctgcctctgtctctgtgtgtgtccatcatgggtaaataaaatcttaaaaaaaaaaaaaaaaagattgggaagCCTCGTGCAACTGCCGTGTGGAGCGTCGCGGGCTCGTGGGGGCGTGGGCTAGGGCTGTCTGTCCTCGCCGCTCGTCCCTGCTCGAGTCCGTCGGCTCTGCGGCCCGTTCTGGGCGCGGGGAGGAGAGGCGGGTGGGAGGACGCGTAGCTCTTGTCGCTCAAAAGCTGTTGTTAACCCAGAGGAGATTCTTGATTTGAGGGAGCTAGGAGAGCCTGCCGAGAGCCCTGGAGTTTCTACAGAGGCTGTCACTGGGCAGTTTCAGCCTGGGGGTTTGTAGAAGCAGGAGGGCCAGACTCGTCCTTGGACAGGACGGGAGCCGCCGATGGAGTAATGGCTGGGGGAGGCCACGATGAAACAAGGAATGCGCTGGCGTTTAAATCCCAGGACTCCGCGATTACACCTGTGACCCCCAAATAATATTCTCTGGCTCCAATCATGCTTCAGAGCATTGCCAGATTCTTCATCCCAAACGTGTAACACCCCTACTCGAGATCTCAGTGACATCCTCATTGCCATTGCTAAGACCCAGTGACCATTTCCACTCTTCATCCTATATGATTCCTGTgacctccccccctttttaaaatttaagtcttgggatccctgggtggcgcagcggtttggcgcctgcctttggcccagggcgcgatcctggagacccgggatcgaatcccacgtcaggctcccggttcatggagcctgcttctccctctgcctgtgtctctgcctctctctctctctctctctctgtgactatcataaataaataaataaataaataaaatttaaaaaaaaaaaataaaataaaatttaagtcttATTTATCTCCACTAGCATCGTGAGTCTCAAGCTCACCACCCAAGATCCAGTCACACGCTCTTCggctgaagccacccaggtgcccctgtggcacttttttatcatttattctttcctaGACACTGGGTTGAAAGTTGGAAACTGGAGGCCCTTACTTTTCAGTGCCTCATATACAGAGGAGAGGAAAATCCATACCTGCAGgagggagaaaacagagaagtAGGAGGTAAACGGGGATAACCTGGTATGACAATGCAAGGAAaggtaaatgataaataaatggttggagggacacctgggtggttcagtcagttaaggttaagcatcttgcctgcgactcagattatgatctcagggtcctgggattgatccccaagtcagacttcctgctgaaaagagaacttctccctctcccgctgccccccacttgtgctcatgctaataataacataaaatctttttaaaaaataataaatagggacacctgggtgactcagtggttgagcggctgcctttggctcaggtggtgattccagggtcccagcattgagtcccacatcagactcccctcatggagcctgcttctccctctgtctgtgtctctgcctctctctctctctgtctctctcatgaataagtaaataaaatcttaaaaataaagaactgaagCTTTGAGAGAAGTGGTTTTCACATCCTAGTAGATCTTGTTTTTCTATACTTAGTTTATATCACTGTACTTACCAAGGAAAATTGATGATCACAACATCTAATGAATTACTAAGttgaaaatacaatgaaaaagaatgttGAACCGAGTTTTTCCTTTACTTAAGTGTATTACTTAGTGCACACCCATTGTCTTAGTCCATTTATGCTGTTACAACAAACAGGGTAATTTATAAATACCAGTAATTAActtctcagttattttttaaagattttatttatttatttattcctaagatacacagagacataggcagagggagaagcaggctccctcccaggaccctgatatgggagtctatcccagaacccccaggatcaggtgccctgagccaaaggcagatgctcaaccaatgagccacccaggcgtccctctcacaGTTCTGAATGCTAAGGAGTCCAACCAAGATCAA
The genomic region above belongs to Vulpes lagopus strain Blue_001 chromosome 3, ASM1834538v1, whole genome shotgun sequence and contains:
- the PRPF38B gene encoding pre-mRNA-splicing factor 38B isoform X2, with the translated sequence MWIYSAPTCWCFSRSPRARACIDFDVGLVLLVFFIRSRQGSGLTQSCSEARSSPGSQVEVTHVEPWEKGSRKTAGQTGMCGGVRGVGTGGIVSTAFCLLYKLFTLKLTRKQVMGLITHTDSPYIRALGFMYIRYTQPPTDLWDWFESFLDDEEDLDVKAGGGCVMTIGEMLRSFLTKLEWFSTLFPRIPVPVQKNIDQQIKTRPRKIKKDGKEGPEEIDRHVERRRSRSPRRSLSPRRSPRRSRSRSHHREGHGSSSFDRELEREKERQRLEREAKEREKERRRSRSIDRGLERRRSSRSRERHRSRSRSRDRKGDRRDRDREREKENERGRRRDRDYDKERGNDREKERERSRERSKERRSRGEVEEKKHKEDKDDRRHRDDKKDSKKEKKHSRSRSRERKHRSRSRSRNAGKRSRSRSKEKSSKHKNESKEKSNKRSRSGSQGRTDSVEKSRKREHSPSKEKSRKRSRSKERSHKRDHSDSKDQSDKHDRRRSQSIEPESQERQHKNKDETV
- the PRPF38B gene encoding pre-mRNA-splicing factor 38B isoform X1; this encodes MANNSPALTGNSQPQHQAAAAAAQQQQQCGGGGGATKPAVSGKQGNVLPLWGNEKTMNLNPMILTNILSSPYFKVQLYELKTYHEVVDEIYFKVTHVEPWEKGSRKTAGQTGMCGGVRGVGTGGIVSTAFCLLYKLFTLKLTRKQVMGLITHTDSPYIRALGFMYIRYTQPPTDLWDWFESFLDDEEDLDVKAGGGCVMTIGEMLRSFLTKLEWFSTLFPRIPVPVQKNIDQQIKTRPRKIKKDGKEGPEEIDRHVERRRSRSPRRSLSPRRSPRRSRSRSHHREGHGSSSFDRELEREKERQRLEREAKEREKERRRSRSIDRGLERRRSSRSRERHRSRSRSRDRKGDRRDRDREREKENERGRRRDRDYDKERGNDREKERERSRERSKERRSRGEVEEKKHKEDKDDRRHRDDKKDSKKEKKHSRSRSRERKHRSRSRSRNAGKRSRSRSKEKSSKHKNESKEKSNKRSRSGSQGRTDSVEKSRKREHSPSKEKSRKRSRSKERSHKRDHSDSKDQSDKHDRRRSQSIEPESQERQHKNKDETV